A single window of Rhizophagus irregularis chromosome 28, complete sequence DNA harbors:
- a CDS encoding uncharacterized protein (MEROPS:MER0031617; SECRETED:cutsite_VIA-QV; SECRETED:prob_0.6827); SECRETED:SignalP(1-18) — translation MNLIKFLILSYFIVTVIAQVTIPVLPDDTKNYMVTGGNGVKIFVEEKGDPTKVTMVFCAPIMSSRISWEVQFNDPSLNGNFHLIRYDYRGTGRSDKPKDVNAYSTDLHVLDLNAVIDSVKSKKIILVGASIGSLVSIGSMKTEKVAGFISVSGIFNGDIPFFTNATEPSDDYQTAIDTLRGAFAFLTAKPLSDQFSSFLFGQISQTSPEFRHNKSPIPDFGSIFSNLNVPTLFLIGDKDAIVPANYSQKFVSLAKNGQKIIYTGVGHSPQWEISQTFNNDISGFAKKV, via the exons atgaatttgattaaatttttaatcctCAGTTATTTCATTGTCACAGTAATCGCTCAAGTTACTATCCCCGTTTTACCAGATGATACCAAAAATTATATGGTTACTGGTGGAAATGGTGTAAAGATTTTTGTAGAAGAAAAAGGAGATCCAACGAAAGTCACAATGGTGTTCTGCGCTCCAATAATGTCATCACGTATTAGCTGGGAGGTGCAATTTAATGATCCATCGCttaatggaaattttcatcttatTAGATATGATTATCGAGGAACCGGTAGAAGTGATAAACCAAAAGACGTTAATGCGTATAGTACCGACTTACATGTTTTAGACCTTAACGCCGTAATAGATAGTGTAAAAtctaagaaaataattttagttggTGCGTCTATTGGATCGTTAGTTTCCATTGGATCTATGAAAACTGAGAAAGTTGCTGGATTTATATCAGTATCTGGAATTTTCAATGGAGACATCCCATTTTTTACTAATGCTACTGAACCATCGGATGACTATCAAACAGCTATTGATACACTTAGGGGAGCTTTTGCCTTTCTCACTGCTAAACCTTTGTCCGATCAATTCAGTTCATTTTTGTTTGGTCAAATTTCTCAAACGAGTCCTGAATTCCGTCATAATAAAAGTCCAA tTCCTGATTTTGGcagtatttttagtaatttaaatgtTCCAACATTATTTCTTATCGGTGATAAAGATGCCATAGTTCCAGCTAACTATAGTCAAAAGTTTGTAAGTCTTGCGAAAAATgggcaaaaaataatttacactGGCGTTGGGCATTCACCACAATGGGAAATCAGTCAAACTTTTAACAATGATATTAGTGGGTTTgctaaaaaagtttaa